One window from the genome of Streptococcus parasanguinis encodes:
- the lepA gene encoding translation elongation factor 4: MPNFEELKKRQEKIRNFSIIAHIDHGKSTLADRILEKTETVSSREMQAQLLDSMDLERERGITIKLNAIELNYTAKDGETYIFHLIDTPGHVDFTYEVSRSLAACEGAILVVDAAQGIEAQTLANVYLALDNDLEILPVINKIDLPAADPERVRTEVEDVIGLDASEAVLASAKAGIGIEEILEQIVEKVPAPTGDVEAPLQALIFDSVYDAYRGVILQVRVVNGMVKPGDKIQLMSNGKTFDVTEVGIFTPKAVGRDFLATGDVGYIAASIKTVADTRVGDTVTLATNPAAEPLHGYKQMNPMVFAGLYPIESNKYNDLREALEKLQLNDASLQFEPETSQALGFGFRCGFLGLLHMDVIQERLEREFNIDLIMTAPSVIYKVNLTDGEALDVSNPSEFPDPTKIASIEEPYVKAQIMVPQEFVGAVMELAQRKRGDFVTMDYIDENRVNVIYQIPLAEIVFDFFDKLKSSTRGYASFDYELSEYRPSKLVKMDILLNGDTVDALSFIVHKDFAYERGKLIVEKLKKIIPRQQFEVPIQAAIGHKIVARTDIKALRKNVLAKCYGGDVSRKRKLLEKQKAGKKRMKAIGSVEVPQEAFLSVLSMDEE; the protein is encoded by the coding sequence ATGCCAAATTTTGAAGAATTAAAAAAACGACAAGAGAAGATTCGGAACTTCTCGATCATCGCCCATATTGACCATGGAAAGTCAACCTTGGCCGATCGAATCTTAGAAAAAACCGAAACCGTGTCTAGTCGGGAGATGCAAGCCCAACTCCTAGATAGCATGGACCTGGAACGGGAACGTGGGATTACCATCAAGCTCAATGCCATCGAGTTGAACTACACAGCCAAAGATGGGGAGACCTATATCTTCCACTTGATTGACACACCGGGGCACGTGGACTTTACCTATGAGGTTTCGCGTTCGCTGGCTGCCTGTGAGGGTGCGATTCTCGTAGTGGATGCTGCTCAAGGGATTGAAGCCCAGACTCTAGCCAATGTTTACCTTGCTTTGGACAACGATTTGGAGATTCTGCCAGTTATTAACAAAATTGACTTACCAGCTGCAGATCCAGAACGTGTGCGCACAGAAGTAGAAGATGTCATCGGCTTGGATGCCAGTGAAGCAGTCCTAGCTTCTGCCAAGGCTGGTATTGGGATTGAAGAGATTTTGGAGCAGATCGTTGAGAAAGTTCCTGCTCCGACAGGTGATGTTGAAGCACCTCTTCAAGCCTTGATCTTTGACTCCGTTTATGATGCCTATCGTGGAGTAATCCTTCAGGTTCGAGTGGTCAATGGAATGGTCAAACCAGGCGATAAGATCCAGCTCATGAGCAATGGAAAAACCTTTGACGTCACTGAAGTTGGGATTTTTACTCCTAAAGCGGTTGGACGTGATTTTCTTGCAACTGGAGACGTCGGCTATATTGCGGCCTCTATCAAGACCGTTGCAGATACCCGTGTCGGGGACACTGTGACCTTAGCGACCAATCCAGCAGCTGAGCCTCTTCATGGATACAAGCAAATGAATCCAATGGTCTTTGCAGGTCTTTATCCGATCGAATCCAATAAATACAATGACCTTCGTGAAGCCTTGGAAAAATTGCAATTGAATGACGCTAGTCTTCAATTTGAACCGGAAACTTCTCAAGCCCTTGGTTTTGGTTTCCGTTGTGGTTTCTTGGGACTCCTTCATATGGACGTTATCCAAGAGCGCTTAGAGCGTGAGTTCAATATTGACTTGATCATGACGGCACCGTCTGTTATCTACAAGGTCAATTTGACAGATGGCGAAGCACTAGATGTGTCTAACCCATCTGAGTTCCCAGATCCAACCAAGATCGCTTCGATCGAAGAACCTTATGTCAAAGCGCAAATCATGGTGCCACAAGAGTTTGTCGGAGCTGTCATGGAATTGGCCCAACGCAAACGTGGGGACTTTGTGACCATGGACTACATCGATGAAAATCGAGTCAATGTCATCTATCAAATCCCACTAGCGGAAATTGTCTTTGATTTCTTTGATAAATTGAAATCCTCTACTCGTGGCTATGCGAGCTTTGACTATGAGTTGTCTGAATACCGTCCTTCTAAATTGGTCAAAATGGATATCCTCCTCAATGGCGATACTGTCGACGCTCTCAGCTTTATCGTTCACAAGGACTTTGCTTATGAACGTGGTAAGTTGATCGTTGAGAAGCTTAAGAAGATTATCCCTCGTCAACAGTTTGAGGTGCCCATCCAAGCAGCTATCGGTCATAAGATCGTGGCCCGTACAGATATCAAGGCCCTTCGTAAGAACGTCTTGGCCAAGTGTTATGGTGGGGACGTCTCACGGAAACGCAAGCTTCTTGAAAAACAAAAAGCCGGTAAGAAACGGATGAAAGCCATCGGTTCGGTAGAAGTGCCACAGGAAGCCTTCTTATCTGTCTTGTCAATGGATGAAGAATAA
- a CDS encoding YkgJ family cysteine cluster protein, translated as MTQEIDIEKYHQLALQKQKEHRKVLANLKKKPPKNLDKIAQEIHDEVFQEIDCTACANCCKTLGPDFKEADITRIAKYFKMKLPAFEAEFLQVDEDGDKVFKSMPCPFLGGDNLCSIYDVRPKACREFPHTDRKKIYQINHLTIKNTLTCPAAYLFVEKLKDRL; from the coding sequence ATGACACAGGAAATTGATATTGAAAAATACCATCAGTTAGCTCTCCAAAAGCAAAAGGAGCACCGCAAGGTATTGGCAAATCTCAAGAAGAAGCCACCTAAGAATTTAGATAAAATAGCGCAAGAAATCCACGATGAAGTTTTCCAAGAAATCGATTGTACGGCTTGTGCCAATTGTTGTAAGACCTTAGGGCCCGATTTTAAGGAAGCGGATATCACGCGGATTGCCAAGTATTTCAAGATGAAACTTCCTGCCTTTGAGGCTGAATTTCTTCAAGTTGACGAAGATGGGGACAAGGTTTTTAAATCCATGCCTTGCCCCTTTCTTGGTGGGGACAATCTCTGTTCCATCTATGATGTTCGTCCAAAAGCTTGTCGGGAATTCCCTCACACCGATCGCAAGAAGATTTATCAGATCAACCATCTGACCATCAAGAATACCCTCACCTGCCCAGCAGCTTATTTATTTGTAGAAAAATTGAAGGATCGTTTGTAA
- a CDS encoding YjjG family noncanonical pyrimidine nucleotidase yields MAYTFLLFDLDHTLLDFESAEETALTQMLEDMNFPDVQAFKDYYKPMNQGLWKDLEQKKLTKQELVDSRFAIGFAHFGISVDGAEIALRYQDYISLQGQSFPGAEDLLARLEKAGYQLYGATNGVTAIQEGRLAHSTIASYFKEVFISEQLHTQKPEPAFFDKVGQLIPGFSKEETLMIGDSLTADIAGGNAAGIDTIWYNPNHKENTSQVVPTYTVSNYQEIADLLIK; encoded by the coding sequence ATGGCATATACATTTTTACTTTTTGATTTGGACCATACCTTGTTGGATTTCGAATCTGCTGAAGAAACGGCCTTGACACAAATGTTAGAAGACATGAATTTTCCAGATGTACAGGCCTTTAAAGATTACTACAAACCCATGAACCAAGGGCTCTGGAAGGATTTGGAACAAAAGAAGTTAACCAAGCAAGAGCTAGTGGATAGTCGGTTTGCGATCGGGTTTGCCCACTTTGGGATTTCTGTTGATGGGGCTGAGATAGCTCTTCGCTACCAAGATTACATCAGTCTTCAAGGGCAGTCTTTCCCAGGTGCGGAGGACTTACTGGCCAGACTTGAAAAAGCGGGTTACCAGCTCTATGGTGCAACGAATGGGGTGACTGCGATTCAAGAAGGTCGCTTGGCTCACTCTACAATCGCTTCTTATTTCAAAGAGGTCTTTATCTCTGAGCAGCTTCATACTCAGAAACCAGAACCTGCATTTTTTGACAAAGTTGGCCAACTGATTCCAGGTTTCAGCAAGGAGGAGACCCTCATGATCGGAGATTCTTTGACGGCGGATATCGCAGGGGGAAATGCTGCGGGGATCGATACCATCTGGTATAATCCAAATCATAAGGAAAATACCAGCCAGGTAGTGCCGACTTATACCGTTAGCAACTATCAAGAAATCGCCGATTTACTGATAAAATAA
- the rpsP gene encoding 30S ribosomal protein S16, whose translation MAVKIRLTRMGSKKKPYYRINVADSRSPRDGRFIETVGTYNPLVEENQVTLKEDRVLAWLADGAQPSDTVRNILSKAGVMKKFHDSKFSK comes from the coding sequence ATGGCAGTTAAAATTCGTTTGACTCGTATGGGTTCTAAGAAAAAACCTTACTACCGTATCAACGTAGCAGATTCACGTTCACCACGTGATGGACGTTTCATCGAAACAGTTGGAACTTACAATCCACTTGTTGAAGAAAACCAAGTAACTTTGAAAGAAGATCGCGTTCTTGCATGGTTGGCTGATGGAGCTCAACCTTCAGATACAGTTCGCAACATCCTTTCAAAAGCTGGTGTGATGAAGAAATTCCACGATTCTAAATTCTCAAAATAA
- the kphA gene encoding RNA-binding protein KphA yields MDTIENLIIAIVKPLISQPDALTIKIEDTPEFLEYHLDLDPSDVGRVIGRKGRTISAIRTIVYSVPTEDKKVRIVIDEK; encoded by the coding sequence ATGGATACGATTGAAAATCTCATTATTGCAATTGTGAAACCCTTGATTTCACAACCGGATGCCTTAACCATCAAGATCGAAGATACTCCTGAATTTTTGGAGTACCATCTTGACCTTGATCCTAGCGATGTTGGTCGTGTAATCGGTCGAAAAGGTCGCACCATTTCTGCGATAAGAACGATTGTCTACTCTGTCCCAACTGAAGATAAAAAAGTAAGAATCGTTATTGACGAAAAATAA
- a CDS encoding MazG nucleotide pyrophosphohydrolase domain-containing protein: protein MKEVTIRQLQAYLQEHYQNTRTEEGLFIKLVEEVGEVAEVLNGRSGRKEGVQDSNEELAKELADIIHYTVAIAAINEIDLTKTIFEKDKTAAVKYQHERDLEQFLADKSI, encoded by the coding sequence ATGAAAGAAGTGACTATTCGGCAGTTACAAGCCTATTTACAAGAACATTACCAGAATACCCGGACGGAAGAAGGTTTGTTTATCAAGCTGGTTGAAGAGGTTGGCGAAGTAGCCGAGGTGTTAAATGGACGTTCTGGACGGAAAGAGGGTGTCCAAGATTCAAATGAGGAATTGGCTAAAGAACTAGCTGATATCATTCACTACACGGTCGCTATCGCGGCCATTAATGAAATCGACCTTACTAAAACTATCTTTGAAAAAGATAAAACAGCAGCCGTAAAATACCAGCACGAGCGGGATTTGGAGCAGTTTCTAGCAGATAAGTCCATTTGA
- the rimM gene encoding ribosome maturation factor RimM (Essential for efficient processing of 16S rRNA), with protein MNYFNVGKIVNTQGLQGEMRILSVTDFADERFKKGAELALFDEKDRFVQTVTIASHRKHKNFDIIKFKDMYHINAIEKFKGFSLKVAEEDLTDLEDGEFYYHEIIGLDVYENDQLIGQIKEILQPGANDVWVVKRKGKRDLLLPYIPPVVLNIDIPGNRVDVDILEGLDDED; from the coding sequence ATGAATTACTTTAATGTCGGGAAAATTGTCAATACCCAAGGCTTACAAGGAGAAATGCGGATCTTGTCTGTGACAGACTTTGCAGATGAACGCTTTAAAAAAGGAGCTGAGTTGGCTCTTTTTGATGAGAAGGATCGTTTTGTCCAAACAGTGACCATTGCCAGTCATCGCAAGCACAAGAACTTCGACATCATCAAGTTTAAGGATATGTACCATATCAATGCCATCGAAAAATTCAAAGGCTTTAGCCTCAAGGTTGCGGAAGAAGACTTGACAGATTTGGAGGATGGCGAGTTTTATTACCATGAGATCATCGGCCTTGATGTTTATGAAAATGACCAGCTAATCGGTCAGATCAAGGAAATCCTGCAACCAGGTGCCAATGACGTTTGGGTCGTGAAACGCAAAGGCAAACGCGACCTTCTCTTGCCTTATATCCCACCAGTGGTGCTCAACATCGATATCCCAGGAAACCGGGTGGATGTAGACATCTTAGAAGGGTTAGACGATGAAGATTGA
- the trmD gene encoding tRNA (guanosine(37)-N1)-methyltransferase TrmD produces the protein MKIDILTLFPEMFSPLEHSIVGKAREKGLLEINYHNFRENAEKARHVDDEPYGGGQGMLLRAQPIFDAFDAIEKKNPRVILLDPAGRTFDQAYAEELAQEEELIFICGHYEGYDERIKTLVTDEISLGDYVLTGGELAAMTMIDATVRLIPEVIGKESSHQDDSFSSGLLEYPQYTRPYEYRGMTVPDVLMSGHHENIRQWRLYQSLKKTLERRPDLLENYELTAEEEKMLEQIKQED, from the coding sequence ATGAAGATTGATATTTTAACCCTCTTTCCAGAGATGTTTTCTCCCCTTGAGCATTCCATCGTCGGCAAAGCCCGTGAAAAGGGACTTCTCGAGATCAACTACCATAATTTCCGTGAAAATGCGGAGAAAGCGCGCCATGTGGACGATGAACCCTATGGTGGCGGGCAAGGCATGCTTCTACGCGCTCAACCGATTTTTGATGCCTTTGATGCGATTGAGAAAAAGAATCCGCGCGTGATCCTGCTGGATCCTGCTGGTCGGACCTTTGATCAAGCCTACGCAGAAGAGTTGGCTCAGGAAGAAGAATTGATCTTTATCTGTGGTCACTATGAGGGCTACGACGAGCGGATCAAGACCTTGGTGACGGATGAGATTTCTCTTGGCGATTATGTCCTGACGGGTGGCGAACTAGCGGCCATGACCATGATTGATGCGACGGTGCGCTTGATTCCGGAGGTGATTGGAAAAGAGTCCAGTCACCAGGATGACAGTTTCTCGTCTGGACTTCTAGAATACCCTCAATACACACGACCTTATGAGTACAGAGGAATGACAGTTCCCGATGTTCTCATGAGTGGTCACCATGAAAATATCCGTCAATGGCGCCTCTATCAGAGTTTGAAAAAGACCTTGGAGCGTCGCCCTGATCTGCTTGAAAACTATGAATTGACAGCAGAAGAAGAGAAGATGTTGGAACAAATTAAACAAGAAGACTAA
- a CDS encoding CAP domain-containing protein codes for MGKKLGKSVFTTGIAATTVLSGMFHHKANAEEVKQNENPETNSTEVVEKPITVDELKQITAQKGQVVKDIHYQEQKVIDAQTDVKAAGQELEEKKAEVTDAENLIATTSDAQVQNAENDVKVAQAYVTIEENKVREAEAAHDQVVEAVRQQENQVTAQESLVDVAQNELNQAKAPISNDENVLNQALLEQSQVEQSIRESQNYLATLQASQQTGSDTVAQIESDIQLAQTRLTDLKAVIATKEAELAALEQAAANSPVQLSQATYEGYLQHLAENGNEAAASALALYKRGREEDGLTVGESGSLQANLRALEIADAINSYRRNAGLPELELDPYSLPASQVQLEYFKKANWHMFKYLPNENIAYGFSPAGAVDFWYNEKAAYQEVAAQYGLPTDETQIDANDIYMKIGAEAFAKVGHYLQMVDNKATALSVAYDPSNAMSEAAFLHSPVHSAVSTSALAYQLRQGAGATTTRSDVKAKSDEVANLKLDKANQESQIIILQGKLEDARHANSNVAVEMANVQKTIQNYKILLVSKDHAVEKAKATLDVSRGRIEATIQPKEAALQKAKDLLAAAREKLDLLKAEEAEKAQVVQEAHEGLKAAQERLVAAEKRLSDFKNAPELLVKAQSVLSAAVANLENKKEKLEAEFTTLQSYQSVVELLNSQYEDLASRIDPAILEAADMPMDIRSSNPTTFSDRPTVLPTTTNSPKVQAPTATPAPKQEAKVEEIKPKKENSQAVASTDSSKYAVATTGVAVGLLAGLFGFKKKKQSSKND; via the coding sequence ATGGGAAAGAAATTAGGAAAATCGGTTTTCACGACAGGGATTGCTGCGACAACGGTCCTATCTGGCATGTTTCATCACAAGGCAAATGCCGAAGAGGTCAAACAAAATGAAAATCCAGAAACCAACAGCACGGAAGTAGTCGAGAAACCAATTACGGTTGATGAGTTGAAGCAAATTACAGCTCAAAAAGGCCAAGTGGTAAAAGATATCCACTACCAAGAGCAAAAAGTGATCGATGCTCAAACGGATGTCAAGGCGGCTGGACAAGAACTGGAAGAAAAGAAAGCAGAAGTGACGGATGCGGAAAACCTCATCGCAACGACATCGGATGCCCAAGTTCAGAATGCAGAAAATGACGTCAAGGTGGCTCAAGCCTATGTGACTATCGAAGAAAATAAGGTTCGAGAAGCAGAAGCTGCCCATGACCAAGTCGTAGAGGCTGTTCGTCAACAGGAAAATCAGGTTACTGCTCAGGAATCTTTGGTCGATGTAGCACAAAATGAATTGAACCAAGCCAAAGCACCGATTTCAAATGATGAGAATGTGCTCAACCAAGCCTTGTTGGAGCAAAGCCAAGTCGAGCAAAGTATCCGAGAATCTCAGAATTACCTTGCAACCTTGCAAGCGAGTCAGCAAACTGGCTCAGATACAGTGGCTCAAATTGAGAGCGACATTCAACTGGCTCAAACACGTCTGACAGATTTGAAAGCGGTCATCGCCACCAAGGAAGCAGAATTGGCAGCTTTAGAACAAGCAGCGGCCAATAGTCCAGTTCAGTTGAGTCAAGCGACTTATGAAGGTTATTTGCAACACTTAGCCGAGAATGGCAATGAAGCTGCAGCGAGTGCTTTAGCCCTCTACAAGCGTGGTCGGGAAGAAGACGGCTTGACAGTTGGAGAGTCTGGATCTTTGCAAGCCAACCTTCGTGCACTTGAAATTGCGGATGCTATTAATAGCTATCGTCGCAACGCCGGATTGCCTGAATTGGAGCTGGATCCTTATTCCCTTCCTGCCAGCCAAGTACAGTTAGAATACTTCAAGAAAGCCAACTGGCATATGTTTAAGTATTTGCCAAACGAGAACATTGCATATGGCTTCTCACCTGCTGGTGCGGTTGATTTTTGGTACAATGAAAAAGCAGCTTATCAAGAAGTAGCAGCTCAATATGGTCTACCAACAGACGAAACTCAAATCGATGCCAATGATATCTATATGAAGATTGGTGCTGAGGCCTTTGCTAAGGTTGGTCACTATCTCCAAATGGTAGACAACAAAGCGACAGCTTTATCAGTCGCTTATGACCCTAGCAATGCTATGTCAGAAGCAGCTTTCTTACACAGTCCGGTCCATTCAGCAGTGTCAACCAGTGCACTCGCTTACCAATTGCGTCAGGGAGCTGGGGCTACGACGACAAGATCAGATGTGAAAGCCAAATCTGATGAAGTCGCTAATCTCAAGTTGGACAAGGCCAATCAAGAGTCACAAATCATTATCTTGCAAGGCAAATTAGAAGATGCCCGCCATGCTAATTCAAATGTGGCAGTAGAGATGGCCAATGTCCAAAAGACCATCCAAAATTACAAGATTCTTCTCGTTAGCAAGGACCACGCAGTTGAAAAGGCGAAGGCGACTCTTGATGTATCTCGAGGTCGGATTGAAGCAACCATCCAACCAAAAGAAGCAGCACTTCAAAAAGCGAAGGATTTGTTAGCAGCAGCGCGTGAGAAATTAGATCTATTAAAAGCAGAAGAAGCAGAAAAAGCCCAAGTCGTTCAAGAAGCGCATGAGGGCTTGAAGGCGGCGCAAGAACGTCTGGTTGCTGCTGAAAAACGTCTTTCTGACTTTAAAAATGCACCAGAATTATTGGTCAAAGCCCAATCTGTTTTATCAGCTGCGGTGGCTAATTTAGAGAATAAAAAAGAAAAATTGGAAGCAGAATTCACAACCCTTCAATCTTATCAAAGTGTCGTGGAACTGTTGAATTCCCAATATGAAGATCTAGCCTCACGGATAGATCCAGCTATTTTAGAAGCAGCAGATATGCCAATGGATATCCGCTCAAGCAATCCAACTACTTTTTCGGATAGACCAACAGTTCTTCCAACAACTACCAATAGTCCGAAAGTGCAAGCACCAACAGCTACTCCAGCTCCAAAACAAGAAGCTAAAGTAGAAGAAATCAAACCCAAAAAAGAAAACAGCCAAGCTGTGGCAAGTACAGATTCTTCCAAATATGCAGTAGCAACAACAGGTGTTGCCGTCGGGCTACTTGCTGGATTGTTTGGTTTTAAGAAAAAGAAACAATCTTCAAAAAATGATTAA
- a CDS encoding DeoR/GlpR family DNA-binding transcription regulator → MLKSERKQFILEKVLKEKFVSLETLVQELGTSESTVRRDLDELEAESKLRRVHGGAESLHFLQEEESNKEKSIKNIQVKSKIAVKAAELIKDHDVIFIDAGTTNELLVQEIVNPTVTVVTNSIHHATKLVERNVPTVIIGGKVKSSTDASIGGIALNQIGQLNFDKAFLGMNGIDDEFYSTPDLEEGSVKRAIIENAKKTYILADDSKIGVTSFVKVAQIKRAMIITNQCEPQRLKVLKEKTEVIEV, encoded by the coding sequence ATGCTTAAGTCTGAACGAAAACAATTCATCCTCGAGAAGGTACTGAAGGAAAAATTTGTTTCCTTAGAAACCCTTGTACAAGAGCTAGGGACGTCTGAATCAACGGTTCGACGTGACTTGGATGAATTAGAAGCTGAAAGTAAACTTCGCCGGGTTCACGGTGGTGCGGAAAGCCTGCATTTTCTTCAAGAGGAAGAAAGCAATAAAGAAAAATCTATCAAAAACATTCAAGTTAAGTCAAAGATCGCTGTAAAAGCGGCGGAATTGATCAAAGATCATGATGTGATCTTTATCGATGCCGGGACGACCAATGAACTTTTGGTACAAGAAATTGTCAATCCAACGGTAACAGTGGTGACCAACTCGATTCACCACGCGACCAAGTTGGTCGAGCGAAATGTTCCAACGGTCATCATCGGTGGGAAGGTAAAATCTTCTACAGATGCTAGTATCGGAGGGATTGCGCTCAATCAGATCGGTCAGTTGAATTTTGACAAGGCCTTTCTTGGAATGAATGGAATCGATGATGAATTTTACAGCACTCCAGACCTGGAAGAAGGATCTGTTAAGCGTGCGATTATCGAAAATGCGAAAAAGACCTATATCCTAGCGGATGATTCGAAAATTGGGGTGACATCCTTTGTCAAAGTGGCTCAGATCAAGCGAGCCATGATTATCACCAATCAATGTGAACCGCAACGATTAAAGGTTTTAAAAGAAAAAACGGAGGTTATAGAGGTTTGA
- the pfkB gene encoding 1-phosphofructokinase, which yields MIYTVTLNPAIDYIVRLDHVETGAVNRMASEDKFAGGKGINVSRVLKRLDIENTATGFIGGFTGRFIEDVLTSEAISTNFVTVDQDTRINVKIKADEETEINGNGPEVTEAQLQELLNILSSLTADDVVVFAGSAPSSLGNTVYKQLIAATRATGAQVICDFEGQTLIDSLEFNPQLVKPNNHELGDIFGVTLTELPEIERYAKEILAKGAQNVIISMAGDGALLVSPSGTYFAKPIKGQVKNSVGAGDSMVAGFTGKLATTGDVIEAFKWGVACGTATTFSDDLATADYIKETYEKVEVEKL from the coding sequence TTGATTTATACAGTTACACTGAATCCAGCAATTGACTATATTGTCCGTCTCGATCATGTAGAGACCGGAGCTGTCAATCGGATGGCTTCAGAAGATAAATTCGCCGGTGGTAAGGGAATCAATGTCAGTCGCGTTTTAAAACGTCTCGATATCGAGAACACAGCGACTGGATTTATCGGTGGCTTCACTGGACGCTTCATTGAAGACGTATTGACTAGCGAAGCCATTTCAACCAACTTTGTGACAGTGGACCAAGATACACGGATCAATGTCAAGATCAAAGCTGATGAGGAAACAGAGATCAATGGGAATGGCCCAGAAGTGACGGAAGCTCAGTTGCAAGAATTGCTCAACATCTTATCGAGCTTAACAGCAGATGATGTGGTAGTCTTTGCAGGATCTGCCCCATCTTCACTTGGAAATACCGTTTACAAACAATTGATCGCAGCAACTCGTGCGACAGGTGCGCAAGTCATTTGTGACTTTGAAGGGCAAACCTTGATTGATTCCTTGGAGTTCAATCCCCAATTGGTCAAACCAAACAACCATGAGTTGGGAGATATTTTTGGCGTTACCTTGACGGAATTGCCAGAAATTGAACGCTATGCCAAAGAAATCTTGGCCAAAGGAGCACAAAACGTCATTATTTCCATGGCGGGTGATGGTGCTCTCCTCGTCAGTCCAAGCGGAACTTACTTCGCAAAACCAATCAAAGGTCAAGTGAAGAACTCTGTCGGGGCTGGAGATTCCATGGTAGCTGGCTTCACTGGGAAGCTCGCAACAACAGGAGATGTCATCGAAGCCTTCAAATGGGGCGTGGCTTGTGGAACAGCGACCACCTTCTCAGATGATTTGGCGACAGCTGACTATATAAAAGAAACTTATGAAAAAGTAGAGGTAGAAAAACTATGA